The following proteins come from a genomic window of Cryptosporangium phraense:
- a CDS encoding 2'-5' RNA ligase family protein, which yields MTRTIGVALSIPAPFGGQLDEYRRTAGDPMAEFIPAHVTLLGPTALADDDVPGVVEHLRVAATRHAPFDLHLRGSGTFRPVTAVVFVAVASGISECEMLEKDIRTGPLDRERLYPYHPHVTVAHDLDDEALDRVYARLAHFEARFRVSGFTLFEHGIDGRWRPQQDFPFPV from the coding sequence GTGACCCGCACGATCGGGGTAGCGCTGTCGATTCCCGCCCCGTTCGGCGGGCAACTGGACGAATACCGCCGGACCGCCGGCGACCCGATGGCCGAGTTCATCCCGGCCCACGTCACGCTGCTCGGCCCCACCGCGCTGGCCGACGACGACGTGCCGGGCGTCGTCGAGCACCTGCGGGTGGCGGCCACCCGGCACGCGCCGTTCGATCTGCACCTGCGGGGGAGCGGAACGTTCCGCCCGGTGACCGCGGTCGTCTTCGTCGCGGTCGCCAGCGGGATCAGCGAGTGCGAGATGCTCGAGAAGGACATCCGCACCGGACCGCTCGATCGGGAACGGCTGTACCCGTACCACCCACACGTCACGGTCGCCCACGATCTGGACGACGAGGCCCTCGACCGGGTCTACGCACGGCTCGCGCATTTCGAAGCGCGATTCCGGGTATCTGGTTTTACGTTGTTCGAGCACGGGATCGACGGGCGTTGGCGCCCACAGCAGGACTTTCCCTTCCCGGTGTAG
- a CDS encoding D-alanyl-D-alanine carboxypeptidase family protein: protein MTPRRLAAAAFALVCAVSGLGVATPADPAQAADDPACPIAKASPPISPPPPPQPTPPTRDDDGDPVGGERMGSDGLVLPENAKPLPKSLNAHSWVLADLDTGQVLAACAPHALHPPASTLKLLTVLTALPKVKPNQTVTVTTGDLAFESGSSAVGLVEGGRYKVQTVLLGLMLVSGNDAANVLTRLAGGENGVKGGLAAMNDTAEKLGAHDTHASTPSGLDGPGQWTSAYDLALIARADFARPDFRKLTATRSAQIPPQKPNVQPPRTYAGFQIQNDNRLLYNYPGAIGGKTGYTDLARHTYMGAATRNGRRLVVTMLDGEHRPQPLWQQAAGLLDWGFALPAATAPVGRLVNGANDAPSPAQTHQADAERAGKIATAGTTDGPSAYFVGAGVVGVSLLVVGIGLLRARQVRARAARRRRPGRLPYPVGPGGPPRSSRREPDRGPSGPRPRSAGRPPQRYSAPSADPDRPRRPHDPRRPTDPRRPEGSR from the coding sequence GTGACACCCCGGCGACTCGCAGCAGCAGCCTTCGCGCTCGTGTGTGCCGTCAGTGGCCTCGGCGTCGCCACGCCCGCCGACCCCGCCCAGGCGGCCGACGACCCGGCGTGCCCGATCGCCAAGGCCTCACCGCCGATCAGCCCGCCGCCCCCGCCACAGCCGACGCCGCCGACCAGGGACGACGACGGCGACCCGGTCGGCGGCGAGCGGATGGGCAGCGACGGCCTCGTCCTCCCGGAGAACGCGAAGCCGCTCCCGAAGAGCCTCAACGCCCACTCCTGGGTGCTCGCCGACCTCGACACCGGCCAGGTCCTCGCCGCCTGCGCCCCGCACGCGCTCCACCCGCCGGCCAGCACGCTCAAGCTGCTCACCGTCCTCACCGCGCTGCCGAAGGTGAAGCCGAACCAGACCGTCACCGTCACCACCGGCGACCTGGCGTTCGAGTCCGGCAGCTCCGCGGTCGGGCTGGTCGAGGGCGGCCGCTACAAGGTCCAGACCGTCCTGCTCGGGTTGATGCTGGTCTCCGGCAACGACGCGGCCAACGTGCTGACCCGGCTGGCCGGCGGCGAGAACGGGGTCAAGGGCGGGCTCGCGGCGATGAACGACACCGCCGAGAAGCTCGGCGCCCACGACACGCACGCGTCGACCCCGTCCGGCCTCGACGGCCCCGGCCAGTGGACCAGCGCCTACGACCTGGCCCTGATCGCCCGGGCCGACTTCGCCCGCCCGGACTTCCGCAAGCTCACCGCGACCAGGTCCGCGCAGATCCCGCCGCAGAAGCCGAACGTCCAGCCGCCGCGCACGTACGCCGGCTTCCAGATCCAGAACGACAACCGCCTGCTGTACAACTACCCGGGCGCGATCGGCGGCAAGACCGGCTACACCGACCTGGCCCGGCACACCTACATGGGCGCGGCCACCCGGAACGGCCGCCGGCTCGTCGTCACGATGCTCGACGGCGAGCACCGGCCGCAGCCGCTCTGGCAGCAGGCCGCCGGCCTGCTCGACTGGGGCTTCGCCCTCCCGGCCGCGACCGCTCCGGTCGGCCGTCTGGTGAACGGCGCGAACGACGCGCCGTCTCCGGCTCAAACGCACCAGGCGGACGCCGAGCGGGCGGGCAAGATCGCGACGGCCGGCACCACCGACGGCCCCTCGGCCTACTTCGTCGGCGCCGGGGTGGTCGGCGTGAGCCTGCTGGTGGTGGGCATCGGCTTGCTCAGGGCTCGGCAGGTGCGGGCCCGGGCCGCGCGACGACGTCGTCCCGGGCGGCTGCCGTATCCGGTGGGGCCGGGTGGGCCTCCGCGCTCGTCACGACGGGAGCCCGATCGAGGTCCGTCCGGCCCCCGCCCGCGATCGGCCGGCCGTCCTCCGCAGCGATATAGCGCACCGTCGGCTGACCCGGACCGTCCCCGTCGTCCGCATGATCCCCGTCGGCCGACCGACCCGCGTCGGCCGGAGGGGTCTCGATGA
- the sdhC gene encoding succinate dehydrogenase, cytochrome b556 subunit: MPSAAPTARRLPAGTLYRGREGMWSWVAHRVTGVLIFFFLFVHVLDTALIRVSPDAYNDVIASYKHPIMSVMELGLTAAILFHALNGIRIVLVDFWSKGTKYQAVMLRVIVVLWVALMVPSTYYLLKHAFLEVFGS; this comes from the coding sequence ATGCCCAGCGCTGCACCTACGGCTCGCCGGCTACCGGCGGGCACGCTCTATCGCGGTCGTGAGGGGATGTGGTCGTGGGTGGCCCACCGGGTCACCGGCGTCCTGATCTTCTTCTTCCTCTTCGTCCACGTTCTCGACACCGCGCTGATCCGGGTGTCGCCGGACGCCTACAACGACGTCATCGCGTCGTACAAGCATCCGATCATGAGCGTGATGGAGCTCGGCCTGACCGCCGCGATCCTGTTCCACGCCCTGAACGGGATCCGGATCGTGCTGGTCGACTTCTGGTCCAAGGGCACCAAGTACCAGGCCGTGATGCTGCGGGTGATCGTCGTGCTCTGGGTCGCGCTTATGGTTCCGAGCACGTACTACCTGCTCAAGCACGCCTTCCTCGAAGTGTTCGGGAGCTAG
- a CDS encoding SCO4848 family membrane protein has translation MILSRRWSAFLLVAGAWNWLIWPRFAKAIWDDPRAWHNGTPTSFLTVHAVLIVTALIIGTVIAYVGYKGLRSAAKRPLS, from the coding sequence GTGATTTTGTCCCGTCGCTGGTCAGCGTTCCTTCTCGTCGCCGGAGCCTGGAACTGGCTGATCTGGCCGCGGTTCGCCAAGGCGATCTGGGACGACCCGCGCGCGTGGCACAACGGCACCCCGACGTCGTTCCTCACCGTCCACGCAGTACTCATCGTGACGGCCCTGATCATCGGCACCGTGATCGCCTACGTCGGCTACAAAGGCCTCCGCTCGGCCGCGAAGCGGCCGTTGTCCTGA
- a CDS encoding succinate dehydrogenase iron-sulfur subunit produces the protein MASTMEITREATDEELVEKTVSGTVIRTVNLKIRRYNPEVDEEPHWETYEVPVTPGDRLLNSLGHVKGYIDGTLTFRRSCAHGICGSDAMRINGVNRLACKVLLKDLLTRDGEEVTIEPIKGLPVLKDLIVDMEPFFAAYRAVKPFLIAYGNEPTKERLQSAEDRARFDDTTKCILCAACTSSCPVFWNDGEYFGPAAIVNAHRFIFDSRDQGSEERLEILNDAEGVWRCRTTFNCTDACPRGIEVTKAIQEVKRALLFRRV, from the coding sequence ATGGCTTCCACGATGGAGATCACCCGCGAAGCGACCGACGAGGAACTCGTCGAGAAGACCGTGTCCGGCACGGTCATCCGGACGGTCAACCTCAAGATCCGGCGGTACAACCCCGAGGTCGACGAGGAGCCGCACTGGGAGACCTACGAGGTCCCGGTCACGCCCGGTGACCGGCTGCTGAACTCGCTCGGGCACGTCAAGGGATACATCGACGGCACGCTGACGTTCCGCCGGTCGTGCGCGCACGGCATCTGCGGCTCGGACGCGATGCGGATCAACGGCGTCAACCGGCTGGCCTGCAAGGTGCTGCTCAAGGACCTGCTGACCCGGGACGGCGAAGAGGTCACGATCGAGCCGATCAAGGGCCTGCCGGTCCTGAAGGACCTGATCGTCGACATGGAGCCGTTCTTCGCCGCGTACCGCGCGGTGAAGCCGTTCCTGATCGCCTACGGCAACGAGCCGACGAAGGAGCGCCTGCAGTCGGCCGAGGACCGCGCCCGGTTCGACGACACGACGAAGTGCATCCTGTGTGCCGCGTGCACGTCGTCGTGCCCGGTGTTCTGGAACGACGGCGAGTACTTCGGACCGGCCGCGATCGTCAACGCGCACCGGTTCATCTTCGACTCGCGGGACCAGGGGTCGGAGGAGCGGCTGGAGATCCTCAACGACGCCGAGGGCGTCTGGCGCTGCCGGACGACGTTCAACTGCACCGACGCCTGCCCCCGAGGCATCGAGGTCACCAAGGCCATCCAAGAGGTCAAGCGAGCCCTACTGTTCCGCCGCGTCTAG
- a CDS encoding ABC transporter ATP-binding protein: MSETTAPDGPPAVELRGITKRFPGVVANSDINLSANRGEVHAIVGENGAGKSTLMKTLYGLHKPDEGEIRINGQATSFSSPSDAIKAGVGMVHQHFMLADNLTVLENIVLGSEPTRFGFLDRRRARAKVNEIASAYHLDVDPDALVEDLGVGDRQRVEILKVLYRGARILILDEPTAVLVPQEVDELFGNLRELKAEGLTVLFISHKLDEVRAVADRITVIRRGTTVRTVYPNEVTARDLAQLMVGSELPEPELRGSTVTDRIVLDVKQLTVLAAAGRPVVDGVDLALHAGEVVGLAGVEGNGQAELVEAIMGMRPSTGLVRLGEEDISDWDTRHRREAGIGYIPEDRHRHGLLLDAPLWENRILGHQTQPPNARGAFINRKGAREDTERIVREYDVRTPSVDVSASSLSGGNQQKLIVGREMSHDPVALIAAHPTRGVDVGAQAAIWDELRRARAAGLATLLISADLDELIGMSDTLYVILRGRIVAQVDPHSVTPEELGAAMTGAGEAA; encoded by the coding sequence ATCTCCGAGACGACCGCCCCCGACGGCCCCCCAGCCGTCGAATTGCGGGGCATCACCAAACGTTTCCCGGGCGTCGTCGCCAACTCGGACATCAATCTTTCGGCGAACCGCGGTGAGGTGCACGCGATCGTCGGCGAGAACGGCGCGGGCAAGTCGACGCTGATGAAGACGCTCTACGGCCTGCACAAGCCGGACGAGGGCGAGATCCGGATAAACGGACAAGCAACCAGCTTCTCCTCGCCGTCGGACGCGATCAAGGCCGGCGTCGGCATGGTCCACCAGCACTTCATGCTGGCCGACAACCTCACGGTCCTCGAGAACATCGTGCTCGGCAGCGAGCCGACCCGGTTCGGTTTCCTCGACCGTCGAAGGGCCCGGGCCAAGGTCAACGAGATCGCGAGCGCCTACCACCTCGACGTCGACCCGGACGCCCTGGTCGAGGACCTCGGCGTCGGTGACCGCCAGCGGGTGGAGATCCTCAAGGTCCTCTACCGCGGCGCCCGCATCCTGATCCTGGACGAGCCGACCGCGGTGCTCGTGCCGCAGGAGGTCGACGAGCTGTTCGGCAACCTGCGCGAGCTCAAGGCCGAGGGCCTGACCGTGCTGTTCATCTCGCACAAGCTCGACGAGGTCCGCGCGGTCGCCGACCGGATCACGGTGATCCGCCGCGGCACCACGGTCCGGACCGTCTACCCGAACGAGGTCACCGCCCGCGACCTGGCCCAGCTGATGGTCGGCAGCGAGCTGCCGGAGCCGGAGCTCCGCGGGTCGACCGTGACCGACCGGATCGTGTTGGACGTCAAACAACTGACCGTCCTCGCGGCCGCCGGTCGCCCCGTCGTCGACGGCGTCGATCTGGCCCTGCACGCCGGCGAGGTCGTCGGCCTGGCCGGCGTCGAGGGCAACGGGCAGGCCGAGCTGGTCGAGGCGATCATGGGCATGCGCCCGTCGACCGGCCTCGTGCGCCTCGGTGAAGAGGACATCAGCGACTGGGACACCCGCCACCGCCGCGAGGCCGGGATCGGGTACATCCCGGAGGACCGGCACCGGCACGGGCTGCTGCTCGACGCCCCGCTCTGGGAGAACCGGATCCTCGGCCACCAGACCCAGCCCCCGAACGCCCGCGGCGCGTTCATCAACCGCAAGGGCGCTCGTGAGGACACCGAGCGCATCGTCCGCGAGTACGACGTCCGGACGCCGAGCGTCGACGTGTCGGCGTCCTCGCTCTCCGGCGGTAACCAGCAGAAGCTGATCGTCGGCCGGGAGATGAGCCACGACCCGGTCGCGCTGATCGCCGCCCACCCGACCCGCGGGGTGGACGTCGGCGCGCAGGCCGCGATCTGGGACGAGCTGCGCCGGGCCCGGGCGGCCGGGCTGGCGACGCTGCTGATCTCGGCCGACCTCGACGAGCTGATCGGTATGTCGGACACCCTCTACGTGATCCTGCGCGGCCGCATCGTGGCCCAGGTCGACCCCCACAGCGTGACCCCCGAGGAGCTCGGTGCTGCCATGACCGGAGCCGGTGAAGCGGCATGA
- a CDS encoding BMP family lipoprotein — MRYPRGMKFAAVAAVMALALTACGGSDSDSSSSSDSSSSSSAQTLKIGLAFDIGGRGDKSFNDSAAAGFDKAAKEFKLESKELAAKDGEVDADKEARLKELADAGYNTIVAVGFAYANALKAVAPDYPDTKFQIIDDASVTGDNVASYTFKENEAAYLVGALAALSSKSGTVGFVGGVNNPLIQKFQAGFQAGAKAAKPSIKVLSTYISQPPDFSGFAAPDKGKVAATGLYERGADVIYAAAGLSNNGVFEAAAAAKKWAIGTDSDQYQTAAAAVKPYIIGSALKGVDTAVYEFIKSVEGNSFKAGNTVLGLKEDGVGYVINNEQFKQYATQIDKFKADIISGKITAPDKL; from the coding sequence TTGCGCTACCCGCGTGGGATGAAATTCGCGGCGGTGGCCGCGGTCATGGCGTTGGCACTCACGGCCTGCGGCGGCAGTGACAGCGACTCGAGCAGCAGCTCGGACTCGTCGTCGTCGAGCTCCGCGCAGACCCTGAAGATCGGCCTCGCCTTCGACATCGGCGGGCGGGGCGACAAGTCCTTCAACGACTCCGCCGCGGCCGGCTTCGACAAGGCGGCCAAGGAGTTCAAGCTCGAGAGCAAGGAACTCGCGGCCAAGGACGGCGAGGTCGACGCCGACAAGGAGGCGCGGCTCAAGGAGCTCGCCGACGCCGGCTACAACACGATCGTCGCGGTCGGCTTCGCCTACGCGAACGCGCTGAAGGCGGTCGCGCCGGACTACCCGGACACGAAGTTCCAGATCATCGACGACGCCAGCGTCACCGGCGACAACGTCGCGTCGTACACGTTCAAGGAGAACGAGGCCGCGTACCTGGTCGGTGCGCTGGCCGCGCTGTCCAGCAAGTCCGGCACCGTCGGCTTCGTCGGCGGCGTGAACAACCCGCTGATCCAGAAGTTCCAGGCGGGCTTCCAGGCCGGCGCCAAGGCGGCCAAGCCGAGCATCAAGGTCCTCTCGACCTACATCTCGCAGCCGCCGGACTTCAGCGGCTTCGCCGCCCCCGACAAGGGCAAGGTGGCCGCCACCGGTCTCTACGAGCGGGGTGCTGACGTCATCTACGCCGCCGCCGGTCTGTCGAACAACGGTGTCTTCGAGGCGGCTGCGGCGGCCAAGAAGTGGGCCATCGGTACCGACTCCGACCAGTACCAGACCGCGGCCGCCGCGGTGAAGCCGTACATCATCGGGTCCGCGCTCAAGGGCGTCGACACCGCGGTGTACGAGTTCATCAAGTCGGTCGAGGGCAACTCCTTCAAGGCCGGTAACACCGTGCTCGGCCTGAAGGAAGACGGCGTCGGGTACGTCATCAACAACGAGCAGTTCAAGCAGTACGCAACGCAGATCGACAAGTTCAAGGCCGACATCATCTCCGGCAAGATCACGGCGCCGGACAAGCTGTAA
- the sdhA gene encoding succinate dehydrogenase flavoprotein subunit — protein sequence MQFHRYDTVIVGAGGAGMRAALEAGQRCRTAVLTKLYPTRSHTGAAQGGMCAALANVEEDNWEWHTFDTIKGGDYLVDQDAAEIMAKEAIDAVLDLEKMGLPFNRTPEGRIDQRRFGGHTRNHGEAAVRRACYAADRTGHMILQTLYQQCVKHGIEFYNEFYVLDVIMSEGPEGPVCTGAVAYELATGEIHVFHAKAVVFATGGFGKVFKTTSNAHTLTGDGMGIVWRKGLPLEDMEFYQFHPTGLAGLGILLTEGARAEGGILRNDAGERFMERYAPTIKDLAPRDIVARAMATEVREGRGAGPHKDYVYLDLTHLPPEQLDAKLPDITEFARTYLGVEPYTDPVPVYPTAHYAMGGIPTNIHGEALRDSEHVIPGLYAAGEVACVSVHGANRLGTNSLLDINVFGRRAGLAAAEYALAHSHVDLPEAPETTVVALVEGLRESTGEERVADIRRELQNTMDLNAAVYRTEGSLKQALDDIAGLKERYGRISIMDKGQRYNSDLLEAVELGFLLDLAEVLVFCAEARKESRGGHSREDYTTRDDENYMKHTMAYRQPNGDITLGTKPVVVTRYQPMERKY from the coding sequence ATGCAGTTCCACCGGTACGACACGGTCATCGTCGGGGCCGGCGGCGCCGGCATGCGGGCGGCTCTGGAAGCCGGCCAGCGGTGCCGTACGGCCGTCCTGACCAAGCTGTACCCCACCCGGTCCCACACCGGCGCGGCCCAGGGCGGCATGTGCGCCGCGCTGGCCAACGTCGAGGAAGACAACTGGGAGTGGCACACCTTCGACACGATCAAGGGCGGTGACTACCTGGTCGACCAGGACGCCGCCGAGATCATGGCCAAGGAAGCGATCGACGCCGTCCTCGACCTCGAGAAGATGGGGCTGCCGTTCAACCGCACCCCCGAGGGCCGGATCGACCAGCGCCGGTTCGGCGGCCACACCCGTAACCACGGCGAGGCCGCCGTCCGCCGGGCCTGCTACGCCGCCGACCGCACCGGCCACATGATCCTGCAGACGCTCTACCAGCAGTGCGTCAAGCACGGCATCGAGTTCTACAACGAGTTCTACGTGCTCGACGTGATCATGTCGGAGGGCCCCGAGGGCCCCGTGTGCACCGGTGCCGTGGCTTACGAGCTCGCCACCGGCGAGATCCACGTCTTCCACGCCAAGGCGGTCGTGTTCGCGACCGGCGGCTTCGGCAAGGTCTTCAAGACGACGTCGAACGCGCACACGCTCACCGGCGACGGCATGGGCATCGTCTGGCGCAAGGGCCTGCCGCTGGAAGACATGGAGTTCTACCAGTTCCACCCGACCGGCCTGGCCGGGCTGGGCATCCTGCTCACCGAGGGCGCCCGGGCCGAGGGCGGCATCCTGCGCAACGACGCCGGCGAGCGGTTCATGGAGCGGTACGCGCCGACGATCAAGGACCTGGCGCCGCGCGACATCGTCGCCCGCGCGATGGCCACCGAGGTGCGCGAGGGACGCGGCGCCGGCCCGCACAAGGACTACGTCTACCTCGACCTCACGCACCTGCCGCCGGAGCAGCTCGACGCCAAGCTGCCCGACATCACCGAGTTCGCCCGCACGTACCTGGGCGTCGAGCCGTACACCGACCCGGTGCCGGTGTACCCGACCGCGCACTACGCGATGGGCGGAATCCCGACGAACATCCACGGCGAGGCGCTGCGCGACTCGGAGCACGTGATCCCGGGCCTGTACGCGGCCGGTGAGGTCGCCTGCGTCTCGGTGCACGGCGCCAACCGCCTGGGCACGAACTCGCTGCTCGACATCAACGTGTTCGGACGCCGGGCCGGTCTCGCGGCGGCCGAGTACGCACTGGCCCACTCACACGTGGACCTTCCGGAAGCTCCGGAGACGACCGTCGTCGCGCTGGTGGAGGGTCTCCGGGAGTCGACCGGCGAGGAGCGGGTGGCCGACATCCGCCGCGAGCTCCAGAACACGATGGACCTCAACGCGGCCGTCTACCGCACCGAGGGCTCGCTGAAGCAGGCGCTGGACGACATCGCCGGGCTCAAGGAGCGCTACGGCCGCATCTCGATCATGGACAAGGGCCAGCGCTACAACTCCGACCTGCTCGAGGCGGTCGAGCTGGGCTTCCTGCTCGACCTGGCCGAGGTGCTGGTGTTCTGCGCGGAGGCCCGCAAGGAGTCGCGCGGCGGCCACTCCCGCGAGGACTACACCACGCGCGACGACGAGAACTACATGAAGCACACGATGGCCTACCGGCAGCCGAACGGTGACATCACGCTCGGCACCAAGCCCGTCGTCGTCACCCGCTACCAGCCGATGGAGCGCAAGTACTGA
- a CDS encoding succinate dehydrogenase hydrophobic membrane anchor subunit, with protein sequence MTVDIEAPRTPRRRAANRTNFEMYAWVFMRLSGLLLVVLVFTHLIVNAFIDGGVQRVSFAFVAGKYASPFWQVFDLALLWLAQLHGTNGLRVIINDYAERDSTRFWLKMLLFTASTLIIALGTLVIFTFDPTIS encoded by the coding sequence ATGACCGTCGACATCGAGGCACCGCGCACGCCCCGGCGGCGGGCGGCCAACCGCACGAACTTCGAGATGTACGCCTGGGTGTTCATGCGCCTGTCCGGGCTGCTGCTCGTCGTCCTGGTGTTCACCCACCTGATCGTCAACGCGTTCATCGACGGTGGGGTGCAGCGGGTCAGCTTCGCGTTCGTCGCGGGCAAGTACGCCTCGCCGTTCTGGCAGGTGTTCGACCTGGCCCTGCTGTGGCTGGCCCAGCTGCACGGCACCAACGGCCTGCGCGTGATCATCAACGACTACGCCGAGCGGGACAGCACCCGGTTCTGGCTGAAGATGCTGCTCTTCACCGCGTCGACGCTGATCATCGCGCTCGGCACGCTGGTCATCTTCACGTTCGACCCGACGATTTCCTGA